The Streptococcus oralis Uo5 genome includes a window with the following:
- a CDS encoding ABC transporter substrate-binding protein, translated as MKKTLSILLVTVATLTMAACGNTTTEKATTQSSTETSQKASTETTYPLTVKTYDAKGNEVEQVFDKAPEKVITNNLSTTEILLELGLKDKIAGMLNPDNAVTDKYKDAIATIPQIGDKKTVSQETVLSYEPDAVMGRNMMFSEKSLGTVSTWNENKIPVYTQKASLSTIQQDLGNIVEDVKNLGMIFNVQDKANEYATQLQAKIDAVKKANPTSQGEKKKALIMVAYNDETFGAYKSALQESLLNQLGYTNVATGTSGLTLENLVSMDPELIIYVTSDRNKKLDANAVELMKANEVLENVPAIKNQKIMTISYDELMDYGPAVIDSLEKINDFINK; from the coding sequence ATGAAAAAAACACTAAGCATTTTACTAGTAACAGTAGCTACCTTAACCATGGCAGCTTGTGGCAATACTACTACAGAAAAAGCTACCACACAGTCTAGTACAGAAACAAGTCAAAAGGCCAGCACAGAGACGACTTATCCGTTAACGGTCAAGACCTATGATGCTAAGGGAAATGAAGTCGAACAAGTCTTTGACAAGGCACCTGAAAAAGTTATCACCAACAATCTGTCAACCACTGAAATCTTATTGGAGTTAGGCTTGAAGGATAAAATTGCTGGCATGCTTAACCCTGATAATGCTGTGACTGACAAATACAAGGACGCGATTGCGACGATTCCTCAAATTGGGGATAAAAAAACAGTCTCTCAAGAGACAGTCCTTTCTTATGAACCAGATGCGGTGATGGGTCGAAACATGATGTTCTCTGAAAAATCCTTGGGGACAGTTAGCACTTGGAATGAAAACAAAATCCCAGTCTATACGCAAAAAGCTTCTCTCTCAACGATTCAGCAAGATTTGGGAAATATTGTAGAAGATGTTAAAAATCTTGGAATGATTTTTAATGTTCAGGACAAGGCTAATGAATACGCAACCCAATTACAAGCTAAAATTGACGCTGTTAAGAAAGCAAATCCAACAAGCCAAGGTGAAAAGAAAAAGGCTTTGATTATGGTTGCTTATAATGACGAAACCTTCGGTGCTTACAAGTCTGCTTTGCAAGAGAGCCTGCTAAATCAACTTGGTTATACAAACGTTGCAACGGGAACATCAGGCTTGACCTTGGAAAATCTCGTGTCAATGGACCCTGAGTTGATTATCTATGTGACCAGCGACCGCAATAAAAAATTGGATGCCAACGCAGTAGAGTTGATGAAGGCAAATGAAGTTTTGGAAAACGTTCCTGCTATTAAGAATCAAAAAATCATGACCATTTCTTACGATGAGTTGATGGACTATGGTCCAGCAGTAATTGATTCCCTTGAAAAAATCAATGACTTTATCAATAAATAA
- a CDS encoding alpha/beta hydrolase-fold protein, with protein MTLSINNEFDWEGIQVKISLPSTYDPSQIYPAILLNDGNLDFLSSLSESVILVGLTSKNRLDDYTPWKAAALRDGAPDFGGQANAYHGHLFGGLLDKLQSLYRLDKNRLAYGGYSLGGLAAVYSLFSFDKVSCIFSICGSFWYPDFMTYCKEEKMRNLDCLLYLQNGQTEGAHHTNRLAQAPVYAEQIHTSLQKHYPTSQFFFDPYGHHEQVAERFLAFSSWLAQKWKIE; from the coding sequence ATGACTTTATCAATAAATAATGAGTTTGATTGGGAAGGGATCCAAGTCAAGATCAGCCTTCCTTCAACCTATGATCCCAGTCAAATCTATCCAGCGATTCTTTTGAATGATGGAAACTTGGATTTTCTATCTTCTCTTTCAGAATCTGTGATTTTAGTGGGCTTGACCTCTAAAAATCGCCTAGATGACTACACTCCATGGAAGGCAGCTGCTCTGAGAGATGGAGCTCCAGATTTTGGCGGTCAGGCAAATGCCTATCATGGTCATTTATTTGGAGGTCTTTTAGACAAGTTGCAGTCGCTTTATCGCCTGGACAAAAATCGCCTTGCCTATGGAGGATACTCACTAGGTGGACTGGCGGCAGTCTACAGTCTATTCAGCTTTGACAAGGTCTCCTGTATCTTCTCTATCTGTGGTTCCTTTTGGTATCCTGATTTTATGACTTATTGCAAGGAAGAAAAGATGAGAAATTTAGATTGTTTACTGTATTTACAGAATGGTCAAACAGAAGGAGCCCATCATACCAATCGCTTGGCTCAAGCACCAGTCTATGCTGAACAGATTCATACCAGTCTTCAGAAACACTATCCGACTAGTCAGTTTTTCTTTGATCCCTATGGGCATCATGAGCAAGTGGCTGAACGATTCCTAGCCTTTTCCAGCTGGTTGGCCCAAAAATGGAAAATCGAATAA
- a CDS encoding lysophospholipid acyltransferase family protein, translated as MFYTYLRGLVMLILWSINGNAHYHNTDKIPSQDENYILVAPHRTWWDPVYMAFATKPKQFIFMAKKELFNNRIFGWWIRMCGAFPIDREKPSASAIKYPINVLKKSDRSLIMFPSGSRHSNDVKGGVALIAKMAKVRIMPVTYTGPMTLKGLVSRERVDMNFGNPIDISDIKKMNDEGIEMVADRIQAEFQRLDEETNQWHNDKKPNPLWWFVRIPALILAVIVGILTIIFTFIASFIWNPDKKRESLG; from the coding sequence ATGTTTTATACTTATTTACGTGGACTAGTCATGCTGATCTTGTGGTCCATCAATGGCAATGCCCACTATCACAATACGGATAAAATCCCTAGTCAAGATGAAAACTATATCCTCGTCGCTCCTCATCGTACCTGGTGGGATCCAGTTTACATGGCTTTTGCGACCAAGCCAAAACAGTTCATCTTTATGGCCAAAAAAGAGCTGTTTAACAACCGCATCTTTGGCTGGTGGATCCGTATGTGTGGCGCCTTTCCTATTGACCGGGAAAAACCTAGTGCCTCTGCCATCAAGTACCCTATCAACGTCCTCAAAAAAAGCGACCGCTCTCTCATCATGTTTCCAAGTGGGAGCCGTCACTCAAATGATGTCAAGGGTGGAGTTGCCTTGATTGCCAAAATGGCCAAGGTCCGTATCATGCCTGTCACCTACACCGGTCCCATGACCTTAAAAGGTTTGGTTAGCCGTGAACGTGTGGATATGAACTTTGGAAATCCTATCGATATCTCAGACATCAAGAAAATGAATGATGAAGGGATTGAAATGGTTGCAGATCGTATCCAAGCAGAATTCCAACGTTTAGACGAAGAAACCAATCAATGGCACAATGATAAAAAACCAAATCCACTCTGGTGGTTTGTCCGCATCCCTGCCCTTATCCTTGCTGTGATTGTTGGTATCCTAACGATTATCTTTACCTTCATCGCAAGTTTTATCTGGAATCCAGATAAGAAGAGAGAGTCTCTTGGTTAA
- a CDS encoding cation-translocating P-type ATPase produces the protein MDKNIIMGLTQREVEERQAQGLVNDFTASASTSTWQIIKRNVFTLFNALNFAIALALAFVQAWSNLVFFAVICFNAFSGIVTELRAKHMVDKLNLMTKEKVKTIRDGQEVALNPEELVLGDVIRLSAGEQIPSDALVLEGFAEVNEAMLTGESDLVQKEVDALLLSGSFLASGAALAQVHHVGADNYASKLMLEAKTVKPINSRIMKSLDKLAGFTGKIIIPFGLALLLEALMLKGLPLKSSVVNSSTALLGMLPKGIALLTITSLLTAVIKLGLKKVLVQEMYSVETLARVDMLCLDKTGTITQGKMQVEAVLPLTETYGDEAIASILTSYIAHSEDKNPTAQAIRQRFQGEVAYPKISNLPFSSDRKWGAMELEGLGTVFLGAPEMLLDSEVPEAREALERGSRVLVLALSHEKLDHHKPQKPSDIQALALLEILDPIREGAAETLDYLRSQEVGLKIISGDNPVTVSSIAQKAGFADYQSYVDCSKISDEELMAKAEETAIFGRVSPHQKKLIIQTLKKAGHTTAMTGDGVNDILALREADCSIVMAEGDPATRQIANLVLLNSDFNDVPEILFEGRRVVNNIAHIAPIFLIKTIYSFLLAAICIASVLLGRSEWILIFPFIPIQITMIDQFVEGFPPFVLTFERNIKPVEPNFLRRSMLRALPSALMIVFSVLFVKIFGASQGWSELEISTLLYYLLGSIGFLSVFRACMPFTLWRVLLIVWSVGGFLATALFPRIQKLLEISTLTGQTFPVYLVMMAVFTVIFILTSRYQARK, from the coding sequence ATGGATAAAAATATAATAATGGGATTAACCCAAAGAGAAGTCGAGGAAAGACAGGCTCAAGGTTTGGTCAATGACTTTACCGCATCAGCCAGCACTAGTACTTGGCAAATCATCAAACGAAATGTTTTTACACTTTTTAACGCTTTAAACTTTGCCATTGCTTTGGCGCTAGCCTTTGTGCAGGCTTGGAGCAATTTGGTCTTCTTTGCTGTTATCTGCTTTAACGCTTTTTCTGGAATTGTGACCGAGCTAAGGGCCAAACACATGGTGGACAAGCTCAATCTCATGACCAAGGAAAAGGTCAAAACCATCCGTGATGGTCAAGAAGTCGCTCTCAATCCAGAAGAGTTGGTTCTAGGAGATGTCATTCGTTTGTCTGCGGGAGAGCAAATCCCTAGTGATGCACTGGTTCTGGAAGGATTTGCGGAAGTCAATGAAGCCATGTTAACGGGAGAGAGTGATTTGGTGCAAAAGGAAGTGGATGCCTTGCTCTTGTCAGGGAGTTTCCTAGCTAGTGGTGCAGCTTTGGCTCAAGTCCACCATGTCGGGGCAGACAACTATGCTTCCAAACTCATGCTGGAAGCTAAGACAGTGAAACCGATCAACTCCCGTATCATGAAATCGCTTGACAAGCTAGCTGGTTTTACTGGGAAGATTATCATTCCCTTTGGTCTAGCTCTCTTGCTAGAAGCCTTGATGTTAAAAGGCTTGCCCCTCAAGTCATCCGTTGTAAATTCGTCAACAGCCCTTTTGGGAATGTTGCCCAAGGGAATCGCCCTTTTGACCATAACTTCGCTCTTAACAGCTGTAATCAAACTGGGTTTGAAAAAGGTCTTGGTGCAGGAGATGTACTCTGTCGAAACCTTGGCGCGTGTGGATATGCTTTGTCTGGACAAGACGGGCACCATCACCCAAGGAAAGATGCAGGTGGAGGCAGTTCTTCCGCTGACGGAAACTTATGGTGATGAGGCAATTGCTAGCATTCTGACCAGCTACATAGCTCACAGTGAGGATAAAAATCCAACAGCTCAAGCCATTCGCCAGCGTTTCCAAGGAGAAGTTGCTTATCCTAAGATTTCCAATCTGCCTTTCTCTAGCGACCGCAAGTGGGGGGCTATGGAGTTGGAAGGACTAGGGACAGTTTTCTTAGGGGCGCCTGAGATGTTGCTGGACTCTGAAGTCCCAGAAGCCAGAGAGGCCTTGGAGAGAGGTTCTCGTGTCTTGGTCTTGGCTCTCAGTCACGAAAAACTAGACCACCACAAGCCACAAAAACCATCTGATATTCAAGCCTTGGCACTGCTGGAGATTTTGGACCCTATTCGAGAGGGAGCAGCAGAGACGCTAGACTATCTTCGTTCTCAAGAAGTGGGCCTCAAGATTATCTCTGGGGACAATCCGGTCACTGTATCCAGCATTGCCCAGAAAGCTGGATTTGCAGACTATCAAAGCTATGTTGATTGCTCTAAAATCTCCGATGAGGAATTGATGGCCAAGGCGGAGGAGACTGCGATTTTCGGTCGTGTTTCCCCTCATCAAAAGAAACTCATCATCCAAACGCTGAAAAAAGCGGGGCACACAACGGCCATGACAGGGGATGGAGTCAATGATATCCTGGCCCTTCGTGAGGCGGATTGTTCGATCGTAATGGCTGAAGGGGATCCGGCGACTCGTCAGATTGCCAATCTAGTTCTCTTGAACTCAGACTTTAATGATGTTCCTGAGATTCTCTTTGAAGGTCGTCGTGTGGTCAATAACATTGCCCATATTGCACCGATTTTCTTGATTAAAACTATCTATTCCTTCCTGTTAGCAGCCATCTGTATTGCCAGTGTTTTATTAGGACGGTCTGAGTGGATTTTGATTTTCCCTTTCATTCCGATCCAGATTACCATGATTGACCAATTTGTGGAAGGTTTCCCACCATTTGTCTTGACTTTTGAGCGAAATATCAAGCCGGTTGAGCCAAATTTCCTCAGAAGGTCTATGCTTCGTGCCCTACCAAGTGCACTTATGATCGTCTTCAGCGTTCTTTTTGTGAAAATATTTGGGGCTAGCCAAGGTTGGTCAGAGTTAGAAATCTCAACCCTACTTTATTATCTCCTTGGGTCTATCGGTTTCTTATCCGTATTTAGAGCCTGCATGCCATTTACCCTCTGGCGTGTCCTCTTGATTGTTTGGTCAGTAGGAGGTTTCCTGGCTACGGCCCTTTTCCCGAGAATTCAAAAACTGCTTGAAATTTCGACCTTGACAGGACAAACATTCCCTGTTTACCTTGTCATGATGGCTGTCTTTACTGTGATTTTCATTCTAACCAGTCGCTATCAAGCTAGAAAATAA
- a CDS encoding tRNA (adenine(22)-N(1))-methyltransferase, with protein MISKRLELVASFVPQGAILLDVGSDHAYLPIELVERGQIEGAIAGEVVEGPYQSAVKNVESHGLKEKIQVRLANGLAAFEDVDQVSVITIAGMGGRLIATILEEGLDKLANVERLILQPNNREDDLRIWLQDHGFQIVAESILEEAGKFYEILVVEAGQMKLSASDVRFGPFLSKEVSPVFVQKWQKEAVKLEFALGQIPEKNLEERQVLVDKIQAIKEVLHVSK; from the coding sequence ATGATTTCAAAGAGATTAGAATTGGTGGCGTCCTTTGTACCACAAGGTGCCATTTTACTAGATGTGGGGAGTGACCATGCTTATCTGCCAATCGAGTTAGTCGAGAGAGGCCAAATTGAAGGTGCTATTGCAGGGGAAGTGGTGGAAGGACCCTACCAGTCCGCAGTCAAGAATGTTGAAAGTCACGGTCTAAAGGAGAAAATCCAAGTTCGTTTAGCCAATGGCTTAGCAGCCTTTGAAGATGTCGACCAAGTATCGGTTATCACCATTGCAGGTATGGGAGGTCGTTTGATTGCTACCATATTGGAAGAAGGCTTGGACAAGCTGGCTAATGTAGAACGTTTGATTCTCCAGCCTAATAATCGTGAAGACGACTTGCGCATCTGGCTACAAGACCACGGATTTCAGATTGTAGCAGAAAGCATCCTAGAAGAAGCCGGCAAATTTTATGAGATTTTAGTGGTGGAAGCTGGACAAATGAAGCTATCAGCCAGTGATGTTCGCTTTGGTCCCTTTTTGTCCAAAGAAGTCAGCCCAGTCTTCGTCCAAAAATGGCAAAAAGAAGCTGTTAAGCTAGAGTTTGCCCTCGGACAAATCCCAGAAAAAAATCTGGAGGAACGTCAAGTTCTAGTAGATAAAATTCAAGCCATCAAGGAGGTGCTCCATGTTAGCAAGTGA
- a CDS encoding Nif3-like dinuclear metal center hexameric protein, with the protein MLASEVINAYEAFCPQEFSMEGDSRGLQIGTLDKDIQRVMVALDIREETVAEAIEKGVDLIIVKHAPIFRPIKDLVASRPQNQIYIDLIKHDIAVYVSHTNIDIVDNGLNDWFCQMLGIEETTYLQETGPERGIGRIGDIQPQTFGAFAQHVKQVFGLDSLRMVHYQESDLKKEISRVAICGGSGQSFYPDALAKGADVYITGDIYYHTAQDMLSDGLMALDPGHYIEVLFVEKIADLLNQWKAEKGWPIEILPSQASTNPFHHI; encoded by the coding sequence ATGTTAGCAAGTGAAGTGATTAACGCATATGAAGCCTTCTGCCCTCAGGAATTTTCAATGGAGGGCGACAGTCGTGGCCTGCAAATTGGAACTCTAGACAAGGATATCCAAAGGGTCATGGTTGCTCTGGATATTCGTGAAGAGACAGTGGCTGAAGCCATTGAAAAGGGTGTGGACTTGATTATCGTTAAGCACGCGCCGATTTTCCGTCCCATCAAGGATTTGGTCGCCAGTCGTCCGCAAAACCAGATTTACATTGATTTGATTAAGCATGACATTGCAGTTTATGTTAGCCATACCAATATTGATATTGTTGATAACGGCCTTAATGATTGGTTCTGTCAGATGTTAGGTATCGAGGAAACGACTTATCTTCAGGAAACAGGCCCAGAACGTGGGATTGGGCGTATTGGTGACATTCAACCACAGACTTTTGGAGCATTTGCTCAGCATGTCAAGCAAGTTTTTGGTCTAGATAGTCTTCGCATGGTGCATTATCAAGAGAGTGATTTGAAGAAGGAAATTTCAAGAGTTGCCATTTGCGGCGGTAGTGGTCAGTCTTTCTATCCTGATGCTTTGGCAAAGGGGGCGGATGTCTATATTACTGGTGATATCTACTACCATACAGCACAGGATATGTTGTCTGATGGTCTGATGGCATTGGATCCAGGACATTATATCGAAGTGCTTTTTGTGGAAAAAATCGCTGACCTCCTTAATCAATGGAAGGCAGAAAAGGGCTGGCCTATTGAGATTTTGCCTAGTCAAGCATCGACCAATCCTTTCCACCATATCTAG
- a CDS encoding NAD(P)/FAD-dependent oxidoreductase → MKKVAIIGAGIVGATAAYYLVKESDLEVTVFDHGQGQATEAAAGIISPWFSKRRNKAWYKMARLGADFYVDLLADLEKSGQEIDFYQRLGVFLLKKDESKLEELYELALQRREESPLIGQLAILDQASANELFPGLQGFDRLLYASGGARVDGQLLVTRLLKASQVKLVKEKVSLTPLASGYQIGEEMFDQVILATGAWLGDILEPLGYEVDVRPQKGQLRDYQLSKDLASHPVVMPEGEWDLIPFTGGKLSLGATHENDMGYDLTVDETLLQQMEDAALPYYQALAEATIRGERVGIRAYTSDFSPFFGQVPGLAGVYAASGLGSSGLTTGPIIGYHLAQLIQDKELTLDPVNYPIANYVKRVKSE, encoded by the coding sequence ATGAAAAAAGTTGCCATTATCGGAGCAGGAATTGTGGGGGCAACAGCTGCCTACTACCTCGTGAAAGAAAGCGACCTAGAGGTGACCGTTTTTGACCATGGACAGGGGCAAGCAACCGAGGCTGCAGCAGGAATTATCAGTCCTTGGTTTTCCAAACGCCGCAATAAAGCTTGGTACAAGATGGCGCGCTTGGGGGCTGACTTTTATGTGGATTTGTTGGCTGATTTAGAAAAGTCAGGACAGGAAATCGACTTTTACCAGCGTTTGGGAGTTTTTCTCTTGAAAAAGGATGAATCCAAGCTAGAAGAACTTTATGAACTAGCACTCCAGCGTAGGGAAGAATCTCCCTTGATAGGTCAATTAGCCATTCTAGACCAAGCGTCTGCAAATGAATTATTCCCTGGCTTGCAGGGATTTGACCGCCTGCTCTATGCTTCTGGTGGAGCGAGAGTAGATGGCCAACTCTTAGTGACTCGTTTGCTAAAAGCTAGTCAAGTCAAGCTGGTCAAAGAAAAAGTGAGTCTGACACCTTTAGCATCAGGTTACCAGATTGGTGAAGAGATGTTTGATCAGGTTATCTTGGCGACAGGAGCTTGGTTGGGGGACATTTTGGAACCTTTAGGATATGAGGTAGATGTTCGTCCCCAAAAAGGACAACTCCGAGATTATCAGCTCTCTAAAGACCTAGCATCTCACCCTGTTGTCATGCCAGAAGGGGAGTGGGATTTGATCCCTTTTACAGGTGGGAAATTGTCCTTGGGCGCTACCCACGAAAATGATATGGGATATGATTTGACGGTGGATGAAACCTTGCTCCAGCAAATGGAGGATGCGGCCTTGCCATACTACCAAGCCTTGGCTGAAGCTACTATAAGAGGTGAGCGAGTAGGAATCCGTGCTTACACCAGTGATTTCTCCCCTTTCTTTGGACAGGTACCTGGCTTAGCAGGTGTCTATGCGGCTAGCGGACTAGGGTCATCCGGTCTCACAACTGGGCCTATCATTGGTTACCACTTAGCTCAACTGATCCAAGACAAGGAATTGACCTTGGATCCAGTAAACTATCCAATCGCAAACTATGTCAAACGAGTAAAAAGCGAATAA
- the galE gene encoding UDP-glucose 4-epimerase GalE → MQEKILVTGGAGFIGTHTVIELIQAGHQVVVVDNLVNSNRKSLEVVERITGVEIPFYEADIRDTDTLRDIFKQEEPTGVIHFAGLKAVGESTRIPLAYYDNNIAGTVSLLKAMEENNCKNIIFSSSATVYGDPHTVPILEDFPLSVTNPYGRTKLMLEEILTDIYKADSEWNVVLLRYFNPIGAHESGDLGENPNGIPNNLLPYVSQVAVGKLEQVQVFGDDYDTEDGTGVRDYIHVVDLAKGHVAALKKLQKGSGLNVYNLGTGKGYSVLEIIQNMEKAVGRPIPYRIVERRPGDIAACYSDPAKAKAELGWEAELDITQMCEDAWRWQSKHPNGFED, encoded by the coding sequence ATGCAAGAAAAGATTTTGGTAACTGGCGGTGCCGGATTTATCGGAACCCACACGGTTATTGAATTGATCCAAGCAGGTCATCAGGTTGTAGTGGTGGATAATCTTGTCAACAGCAACCGTAAAAGTTTAGAAGTTGTTGAAAGAATTACAGGAGTTGAGATTCCTTTTTATGAGGCAGATATCCGTGACACAGATACACTCAGAGATATTTTCAAGCAGGAAGAACCGACTGGTGTGATTCACTTTGCGGGTTTGAAGGCTGTTGGCGAATCAACCCGTATCCCTCTTGCCTACTATGATAACAATATCGCTGGAACTGTCAGCCTTTTGAAAGCTATGGAAGAAAATAACTGTAAGAACATCATCTTCAGTTCTTCGGCGACAGTTTACGGAGATCCTCACACTGTTCCAATCTTAGAAGATTTCCCACTTTCAGTGACCAACCCGTACGGTCGTACTAAGCTCATGCTAGAGGAAATTTTGACGGATATCTACAAGGCAGACTCAGAATGGAATGTGGTCTTGCTTCGTTACTTTAACCCAATCGGAGCACATGAGAGTGGAGACTTAGGAGAAAATCCAAACGGCATTCCAAACAACCTCTTACCTTATGTTTCACAAGTAGCAGTTGGCAAACTAGAGCAAGTACAAGTTTTTGGAGATGATTACGATACAGAAGATGGAACTGGGGTTCGTGACTATATCCATGTTGTAGACCTAGCCAAAGGTCACGTTGCAGCTTTGAAAAAACTCCAAAAAGGTTCAGGTCTTAATGTTTATAACCTTGGAACAGGTAAAGGTTATTCCGTTCTTGAAATTATCCAAAATATGGAAAAAGCAGTGGGACGTCCTATTCCTTACCGCATCGTAGAACGTCGCCCAGGTGATATCGCTGCCTGCTACTCAGACCCAGCAAAAGCCAAAGCAGAGCTCGGATGGGAAGCAGAACTCGACATCACCCAAATGTGTGAAGACGCATGGCGTTGGCAAAGCAAGCATCCAAATGGATTTGAAGACTAA
- a CDS encoding glycosyltransferase family 2 protein: MDLKTKMMISIIVPCLNEEEVLPLFYQSVEALLPDLGAEVEYVFVDDGSSDGTLELLKTYREQNPAVRYVSFSRNFGKEAALYAGLQHATGDLVVVMDADLQDPPSMLLEMKALLDQNADIDCVGTRRTSREGEPFFRSFCANLFYRLMQKISPVALPSGVRDFRMMRRSVVDAILTLTESNRFSKGLFAWVGFKTHYLDYPNVERQAGKTSWSFRQLFFYSIEGILNFSDFPLSIAFVAGLLSCFLSFVMTVFVVFRTLILGNPTSGWTSLMAVILFLGGIQLLTIGILGKYISKIYLETKKRPLYLVKEKSDLSIVEGKNNQKRL; encoded by the coding sequence ATGGATTTGAAGACTAAGATGATGATTTCAATCATCGTCCCTTGTCTAAACGAAGAGGAAGTACTTCCTCTTTTTTATCAGTCTGTGGAAGCTCTGCTTCCTGACTTGGGAGCAGAGGTCGAATATGTATTTGTAGACGATGGCTCAAGTGATGGGACCTTGGAGCTTTTGAAGACCTATAGGGAGCAAAATCCTGCGGTCCGTTATGTCTCATTCTCACGAAATTTTGGGAAAGAGGCAGCCCTATATGCAGGCTTGCAGCATGCAACTGGAGACTTGGTGGTCGTGATGGATGCAGACCTTCAGGATCCTCCTAGTATGCTACTTGAGATGAAAGCCTTACTAGACCAAAATGCAGATATAGACTGTGTTGGGACACGGAGAACTAGTCGGGAGGGAGAACCCTTTTTCCGCAGTTTCTGTGCGAACCTCTTTTACCGCCTCATGCAAAAAATTAGCCCAGTGGCTCTACCCTCAGGTGTCCGTGATTTTCGTATGATGAGAAGGTCTGTGGTAGATGCTATTTTGACCCTGACCGAGTCCAATCGTTTTTCTAAAGGACTCTTTGCCTGGGTGGGTTTTAAAACGCACTATCTTGATTATCCAAACGTTGAACGACAGGCTGGCAAGACCAGTTGGAGTTTTAGACAACTCTTTTTCTACTCGATTGAAGGGATTCTCAATTTTTCAGATTTTCCCTTGAGTATAGCTTTTGTAGCGGGACTTCTATCTTGTTTTCTTTCTTTTGTGATGACAGTTTTTGTAGTGTTTCGGACTCTTATCTTGGGAAATCCGACATCTGGTTGGACGTCTTTGATGGCTGTCATTCTCTTTCTTGGAGGGATTCAACTCCTGACAATTGGGATTCTTGGTAAGTATATCAGTAAGATTTATCTGGAAACCAAAAAAAGACCACTCTATCTCGTCAAAGAAAAAAGTGACCTTTCTATTGTTGAAGGAAAAAATAACCAAAAAAGACTATAA
- a CDS encoding ferredoxin, whose amino-acid sequence MKVTLIPERCIACGLCQTYSELFDYHDNGIVRFYDDPVELQREIAETSDVLEAIKNCPTRALLKDPS is encoded by the coding sequence ATGAAAGTCACACTTATACCCGAACGGTGCATCGCCTGCGGGCTTTGCCAAACCTATTCTGAACTCTTTGATTACCATGATAATGGAATCGTTCGATTTTACGATGATCCAGTTGAATTGCAAAGAGAAATCGCTGAGACCAGCGATGTTCTGGAGGCCATCAAAAATTGTCCTACAAGAGCACTTCTAAAAGATCCATCGTAG
- a CDS encoding SAG1386/EF1546 family surface-associated protein, producing the protein MEKEPWQEDIYENNEEETRSERRHRKQKGKGVVANRVLTVLASLFFVIVVAMVVVLIYLSTGGSNRTSSLKDFYDASSPSTSSSSKVEASSSSSSKVEETASSESTPSESSSEEHAEGEGTLTVQPGEGEAALAQRAGISIAQLESLNPSHMSSGSWFANPGDVIKTR; encoded by the coding sequence ATGGAAAAAGAACCGTGGCAAGAAGATATCTACGAAAACAATGAGGAAGAAACAAGATCAGAGCGTCGACACCGGAAACAAAAAGGGAAAGGCGTTGTTGCCAATCGTGTCTTGACGGTTCTAGCTAGCCTCTTCTTTGTAATCGTTGTAGCAATGGTAGTTGTATTGATTTACCTATCAACCGGAGGAAGCAATCGTACTTCATCTTTGAAGGACTTCTATGATGCATCGTCTCCTTCTACAAGTTCAAGTTCTAAAGTAGAAGCATCATCATCTTCAAGTAGCAAGGTAGAGGAAACAGCTTCTTCTGAATCAACACCTTCAGAAAGCAGTTCGGAAGAACATGCAGAGGGTGAAGGAACACTTACAGTACAGCCTGGAGAGGGAGAGGCAGCTCTTGCTCAGCGTGCAGGGATTTCCATTGCCCAGCTAGAATCCCTAAATCCTTCTCATATGTCATCTGGATCTTGGTTTGCCAACCCAGGTGATGTGATTAAGACAAGATAG